CCCGCGTCATTAAAAGATATTCAGCTATCAGTTACAATTCGAAAGCTTCATGGTGGAGGCTGAGGGGATCGAACCCCCGACCCTCTGCTTGTAAGGCAGATGCTCTCCCAGCTGAGCTAAGCCTCCATGTAAAGAAGCAACTCAATTATCATAACATAATCATGAATGTAATGCAACTATTTCTTATGTAGCTGAATTCAGCTTCAATAAAGAAATGGTGACCCGTATGGGATTCGAACCCATGTTACCTCCGTGAAAGGGAGGTGTCTTAACCCCTTGACCAACGGGCCATATTGAAAACAAAATCTTTTGACAACAAAAAATATTATATCATGTAATCCGAAGTATAGCAATACATATATTAAACAAATTTCACACCTACCCTAAGTTGGCATTAAGTGATATCCAGCTTAAGGGCTATAGCCTCTACGACTTCAAGTGTAGTCAGGTTGTTCGTGTCTAAATGGTCTTTAAATACGTCCTTATTCAGTCCTGTGATGCATCTGTCGATCTGTTGAACGGTCCATGAGTCATTCCCTTCACCTCTACCACTCAATCTCTTAAGCAGCGTCTCTCGTGAGGCACACAAAGTAAAATGATGAACCTCTAATCCCTCTTTTATTAGCTTACCCGCAATCTCCATCCAATAATCTGGGTTGACTATGGTCATAGGTACGATAATCGTCCCACTATATTCGCTGGCTATATATTTTAACATGGAATGGTTAAATTCACGCCAAAGGTAATGGTCCTGAAAGTCACCTTTTGTCATCACATCAGGAATGTTTGCTCTTATGTAATACCCTACATTCTCTGGATCGTATACAAAAGAATTAGGAAGTCTGCGATGTAATTCATATGCAGTTTCTGTCTTCCCCGCACCAAAAGCACCATTGATCCATATAATCAAGATCATTATCCCCCATGAAAGATCTATTATTGTGACTGGCTAAAAATAGTCTCATAAGAAGTAACTCTATTAACCCACATTATCACAAAACACCCTCCATTTAATACACTATTAAATAGATTTGGTTCTCATTGTTTTCTTTAAACCTTTACAAGCAAATTCTTTGTACAACAAAAAGACCACTATCGAATACTCAACAGTGGTCTTGCGTGCTTGGCAACGTCCTACTCTCCCAGGACCCTTCGGTCCAAGTACCATCGGCGCTGGAGGGCTTAACGGTCGTGTTCGGGATGGGTACGCGTGGAACCCCTCCGCTATCGCCACCAAACGGGCATTTGCGGTACAAATGCATTATTCAGGTCTCAGCATCGCCAAATGCTGAAAACAAATTCATCATCATACAGCCACTAGGACCATATGGGTTAGAACTTGATTCCTGAAAACTGAATCCGAATCGAATTTGCGTTTTAAGTATAGGATAAGCCCTCGACCGATTAGTATTGGTCAGCTCCATGCATTACTGCACTTCCACCTCCAACCTATCTACCTCGTCGTCTTCAAGGGGTCTTACTAATTGGGAAATCTCATCTTGAGGGGGGCTTCACGCTTAGATGCTTTCAGCGCTTATCCCGTCCGTACGTAGCTACCCAGCCATGCTTCTGGCGAAACAACTGGTGCACCAGCGGTACGTCCATCCCGGTCCTCTCGTACTAAGGACAGCTCCTCTCAAATTTCCTGCGCCCACGACAGATAGGGACCGAACTGTCTCACGACGTTCTGAACCCAGCTCGCGTACCGCTTTAATGGGCGAACAGCCCAACCCTTGGGACCTACTTCAGCCCCAGGATGCGATGAGCCGACATCGAGGTGCCAAACCTCCCCGTCGATGTGGACTCTTGGGGGAGATAAGCCTGTTATCCCCAGGGTAGCTTTTATCCGTTGAGCGATGGCCCTTCCATGCGGTACCACCGGATCACTAAGTCCGACTTTCGTCCCTGCTCGACTTGTAGGTCTCGCAGTCAAGCTCCCTTATGCCTTTGCACTCTTCGAATGATTTCCAACCATTCTGAGGGAACCTTGGAACGCCTCCGTTACTCTTTAGGAGGCGACCGCCCCAGTCAAACTGCCCGCCTGACACGGTCCCCGTACCCGGTAAGGGTACTAGGTTAGAACCTAGATACGATCAGGGTGGTATCCCAACGGCGCCTCCACCGAAGCTTGCGCTCCGATTTCTACGGCTCCCACCTATCCTGTACAGATCGTACCCAAATTCAATATCAAGCTGCAGTAAAGCTCCATGGGGTCTTTCCGTCTTGTCGCGGGTAACCTGCATCTTCACAGGTATTAAAATTTCACCGGATCTCTCGTTGAGACAGCGCCCAAGTCGTTACGCCATTCGTGCGGGTCAGAATTTACCTGACAAGGAATTTCGCTACCTTAGGACCGTTATAGTTACGGCCGCCGTTTACTGGGGCTTCGGTTCATAGCTTCGGGTTACCCCTAACCACTCCCCTTAACCTTCCAGCACCGGGCAGGCGTCAGCCCGTATACTTCGCCTTGCGGCTTCGCACAGACCTGTGTTTTTGCTAAACAGTCGCTTGGGCCTTTTCACTGCGGCCCCCTCGTGCTATTCACACTACCGGGGCACCCCTTCTCCCGAAGTTACGGGGTCATTTTGCCGAGTTCCTTAACGAGAGTTCTTCCGCGCGCCTTAGAATTCTCTTCTCGCCTACCTGTGTCGGTTTGCGGTACGGGCACCTTCTCCTGGCTAGAGGCTTTTCTTGGCAGTGTGAGATCATGACCTTCGCTACTATAATTTTCGCTCCCCATCACAGCCCAGCCTTAATGATGTGCGGATTTGCCTACACATCAGCCTCACTGCTTAGACGGACATATCCATCAGTCCGCGTCACTACCCTCCTGCGTCACCCCATCGCTCATAGCGGATTACGGTGGTACAGTAATTTCAAACTGTTGTCCTTCGACTACGCCTTTCGGCCTCGCCTTAGGTCCCGACTTACCCTGAGCGGACGAGCCTTCCTCAGGAAACCTTGGGCTTTCGGCGGATCAGATTCTCACTGATCTTTTCGTTACTCATACCGGCATTCTCACTTGTATGCTGTCCAGCGCTCCTTACGGTACACCTTCAACCCACATACAACGCTCCCCTACCCCAGATACATACGTATCTAGCCATAGCTTCGGTGGTGTGTTTAGCCCCGTTACATTTTCGGCGCAGAGTCACTCGACCAGTGAGCTATTACGCACTCTTTCAATGGTGGCTGCTTCTAAGCCAACATCCTGGTTGTCTGTGCAACTCCACATCCTTTCCCACTTAACACACACTTGGGGACCTTAGCTGATGGTCTGGGCTGTTTCCCTTTTGACAATGGATCTTAGCACTCACTGTCTGACTCCCGGCAATAAGTATATGGCATTCGGAGTTTGACTGATCTTGGTAACCCTTGCGGGCCCCGCAACCAATCAGTGCTCTACCTCCACTACTCTTATACCGAGGCTAGCCCTAAAGCTATTTCGGGGAGAACCAGCTATCTCCGAGTTCGATTGGAATTTCTCCGCTACCCCCACCTCATCCCCGCATTTTTCAACATGCGTGGGTTCGGGCCTCCAGTGCGTGTTACCGCACCTTCACCCTGGACAGGGGTAGATCACACGGTTTCGGGTCTACGTCCACATACTAAATCGCCCTATTCAGACTCGCTTTCGCTGCGGCTCCGTCTTCTCGACTTAACCTTGCATGTTAAACGTAACTCGCCGGTTCATTCTACAAAAGGCACGCCATCACCCATAGATAGGGCTCTGACTTTTTGTAAGCACACGGTTTCAGGTTCTATTTCACTCCCCTTCCGGGGTGCTTTTCACCTTTCCCTCACGGTACTGTTTCACTATCGGTCGCCAGGTAGTATTTAGCCTTAGCAGATGGTCCTGCTGGATTCATACGGGGTTTCACGTGCCCCGCACTACTCGGGATCCGTCTCGGAGAGAACACAGTTTAGGTTACAGGGCTTTTACCTCTATCGCGGGCCTTTCCAGACCTCTTCACCTACCATATTCCTTTGTAACTCCATGTGAGACGTCCCACAACCCCTAAGAGCAAGCTCTTAGGTTTAGGCTGTTCCGCGTTCGCTCGCCGCTACTGACGGAATCACTATTGTTTTCTCTTCCTCAGGGTACTTAGATGTTTCAGTTCCCCTGGTCTGCCTCTACATCTCCTATGTGTTCAGAGATGAGTAACTGCGAATTACCACAGCTGGGTTTCCCCATTCGGACACCCCCGGATCAAAGCTTGCTTACAGCTCCCCGAGGCAGTTTCGTTGTTCGCCACGTCCTTCGTCGGCTCCTGGCGCCTAGGCATCCTCCGTGTGCTCTTATTAGCTTAACCTCAATTTTCTCCGTATGAGAAATATTGCACATTGAATGAATTCAACACACTTTACTTCTTTCGGATTCCATTGTATTCACTAATAACATTTACTTGTTTGCACAAGTTGCTAAAAGATGTTCTAAAACGCAAATTCGTTTCGGTATCCAGTTTTCAAGGATCAAGTTTAAAGATGAGAGCTTAAACTCTCAAAACTGAGCAACGAGTGAGTATTTTGGAAGTTTAACTTCCGATTTGAATGTTTCCATTGCAGGAAACGATTCTCCATAGAAAGGAGGTGATCCAGCCGCACCTTCCGATACGGCTACCTTGTTACGACTTCACCCCAATCATCTACCCCACCTTCGGCGGCTGGCTCCCTTGCGGGTTACCCCACCGACTTCGGGTGTTGTAAACTCTCGTGGTGTGACGGGCGGTGTGTACAAGACCCGGGAACGTATTCACCGCGGCATGCTGATCCGCGATTACTAGCAATTCCGACTTCATGCAGGCGAGTTGCAGCCTGCAATCCGAACTGAGACCGGCTTTGATGGGATTGGCTTCACCTCGCGGTTTCGCTTCCCGTTGTACCGGCCATTGTAGTACGTGTGTAGCCCAGGTCATAAGGGGCATGATGATTTGACGTCATCCCCACCTTCCTCCGGTTTGTCACCGGCAGTCACTCTAGAGTGCCCAACATTACTTGCTGGCAACTAAAGTTAAGGGTTGCGCTCGTTGCGGGACTTAACCCAACATCTCACGACACGAGCTGACGACAACCATGCACCACCTGTCTCCTCTGTCCCGAAGGCCGCCACTATCTCTAGTGGATTCAGAGGGATGTCAAGACCTGGTAAGGTTCTTCGCGTTGCTTCGAATTAAACCACATACTCCACTGCTTGTGCGGGTCCCCGTCAATTCCTTTGAGTTTCAGTCTTGCGACCGTACTCCCCAGGCGGAGTGCTTACTGTGTTAACTTCGGCACCAAGGGTATCGAAACCCCTAACACCTAGCACTCATCGTTTACGGCGTGGACTACCAGGGTATCTAATCCTGTTTGCTCCCCACGCTTTCGCGCCTCAGCGTCAGTTACAGCCCAGAAAGTCGCCTTCGCCACTGGTGTTCCTCCACATATCTACGCATTTCACCGCTACACGTGGAATTCCACTTTCCTCTTCTGTACTCAAGCCACCCAGTTTCCAGTGCGACCTTAGGTTGAGCCCAAGGTTTAAACACCAGACTTAAATAGCCGCCTGCGCGCGCTTTACGCCCAATAATTCCGGACAACGCTTGCCCCCTACGTATTACCGCGGCTGCTGGCACGTAGTTAGCCGGGGCTTTCTTCTCAGGTACCGTCACTCCGGTAGCAGTTACTCTACCGGACGTTCTTCCCTGGCAACAGAGCTTTACGATCCGAAAACCTTCATCACTCACGCGGCGTTGCTCCGTCAGGCTTTCGCCCATTGCGGAAGATTCC
The window above is part of the Paenibacillus sp. FSL K6-0276 genome. Proteins encoded here:
- a CDS encoding AAA family ATPase, translating into MIIWINGAFGAGKTETAYELHRRLPNSFVYDPENVGYYIRANIPDVMTKGDFQDHYLWREFNHSMLKYIASEYSGTIIVPMTIVNPDYWMEIAGKLIKEGLEVHHFTLCASRETLLKRLSGRGEGNDSWTVQQIDRCITGLNKDVFKDHLDTNNLTTLEVVEAIALKLDIT